A region of Saimiri boliviensis isolate mSaiBol1 chromosome 10, mSaiBol1.pri, whole genome shotgun sequence DNA encodes the following proteins:
- the FERD3L gene encoding fer3-like protein, which produces MAAYPESCVDATVLGFVADLSLASPRRPLLCDFAPGVSFKDPALVLREGRPRRMARFEEGGPEEEECEVDQGDGEEEEEEERGRGASLLGRPKRKRVITYAQRQAANIRERKRMFNLNEAFDQLRRKVPTFAYEKRLSRIETLRLAIVYISFMTELLESCEKKESG; this is translated from the coding sequence ATGGCGGCCTATCCCGAGAGCTGCGTGGACGCCACGGTGCTGGGCTTCGTTGCAGACCTGTCCCTGGCCTCCCCGAGACGCCCTCTCCTCTGCGACTTCGCACCCGGGGTCTCCTTCAAGGATCCAGCCCTTGTGCTCCGAGAGGGAAGACCCAGGAGGATGGCGCGGTTTGAGGAGGGGGGCCCAGAAGAAGAGGAATGCGAAGTGGACCAGGGGGacggggaagaggaggaggaagaggagcgcGGGAGGGGCGCCTCCCTATTAGGCCGCCCCAAGAGGAAAAGGGTGATCACCTACGCCCAGCGCCAGGCCGCCAACATCCGCGAGAGGAAGCGGATGTTCAACCTCAACGAGGCCTTTGACCAGCTGCGGAGGAAGGTGCCCACGTTTGCTTACGAGAAAAGGCTGTCCCGGATCGAGACCCTCCGCCTGGCCATCGTCTACATCTCCTTCATGACCGAGCTCTTGGAGAGCTGCGAGAAGAAGGAAAGCGGCTGA